A single genomic interval of Clostridium facile harbors:
- a CDS encoding galactose-binding domain-containing protein produces the protein MKKRVKFMSLLLAGCLCLQCTGMVSFAKSETSGNQLWFDFQTPPDSSKTRPLWFWNTELDEMTPEKVRELVRESYQQSGYNGFGILPNWISQYLSDNYFELYEAALDEGSKYGMQFSLYDENGFPSYNAGGLLEENYPELTTKRLDKFEQDASNGEKVYLSLPEGKLMGAVAMNMDTMERIDISDQATIVDPPPFSPDTQPLGVSASSTYSVTSGYEASKAVDGELSTRWNAESLSGGGEYLQINFGEEKTFDSVKVYEDKLEELHRTKDYSIQYWDIAENRWKTVATGTKITDQGATHSFEPVTAQLVRLYIRNITQDSASISEFQIFNGNQQLEVPPTPLVPEKAGYSASSVYEIEAGYEADKAFDGDMTTRWNAAARGTAPQWLEISFGEVRNVNKAVLYEDLDRITSFHLQYWNGDSWVDCATGSTIGSAGLTLNFDSVQTTKMRLLMDGLNGMSPTIWEIELYDGNTKIQINEDQQQPESSHLEYTVPDGSWKVMAFMCVKDGNNGMDYLDADSVRAFIDITYEEYYSRFQKYFENGTITSAFYDEPTFWPWPGTTPYGAEGARLWTPEYNKAYEETFNGESPVLNYPALWYEIGKDTDEARNKLQYVRTELFAENYIGQIADWCDDHGIDLMGHMLLEEWVNPVGLHGDLMKVFKDQQIPGVDVIGSYGYTQEAYKIISSSANNWDKGVVMSESFGAMGENMDKNILHKSSMDQYAKGVNMIIPHAIWYDNINHVDAPPELSYRNERYREELPIYNNYMGRLNTMLQDGRHVADIAMLYPIDYLESSFIFNGDANNPSDADYMRVGETLSLTARRDFTYLHPDIIDERCSVDGDTFHLENETNYEDYKVFVIPGTKVISLSNLEKIKDFYDNGGKVIATTQLPYRGIEDSENEQVISIIKEMFQVDPVTGQSLASSTGEYTKNTNAAGGTAYFIQTGFETKLQTVLDDALPTYDVEIDQVPAISGGNLSYIHKVKDNQDIYFIANSSDTAMNITVSLRGEMEQPMLWDPMTGTKQAATFTVENGITKVQLSLTGIQSMFIVDETQPVVEETDKSILQTVIQYAENAKKNG, from the coding sequence ATGAAAAAAAGAGTTAAATTTATGAGCCTATTGTTAGCCGGATGCTTATGCCTCCAATGTACAGGCATGGTTTCGTTCGCAAAATCAGAAACATCGGGAAACCAATTATGGTTTGATTTTCAAACGCCACCAGACAGCAGTAAAACCCGTCCGCTATGGTTTTGGAATACCGAACTGGATGAAATGACGCCAGAAAAAGTGCGAGAACTTGTTCGGGAATCCTATCAACAAAGCGGATATAATGGCTTTGGAATTTTACCAAACTGGATTAGCCAATATCTTTCGGATAACTATTTTGAGTTGTACGAAGCTGCATTGGATGAGGGAAGCAAATATGGTATGCAGTTCTCACTATATGATGAAAATGGTTTTCCCAGCTATAACGCTGGAGGATTATTGGAAGAAAATTATCCTGAGCTGACTACAAAACGTTTGGATAAATTTGAACAGGATGCTTCCAACGGTGAAAAAGTTTATTTATCCCTTCCAGAAGGAAAACTAATGGGTGCAGTTGCGATGAATATGGATACAATGGAACGGATTGATATCAGCGACCAAGCTACAATTGTTGATCCTCCTCCATTCAGCCCAGATACCCAGCCTCTGGGGGTTTCCGCTTCTTCTACCTATAGTGTAACCAGTGGTTACGAAGCTAGCAAAGCGGTAGATGGTGAACTCTCTACTAGATGGAACGCAGAATCCTTATCCGGTGGTGGTGAGTATCTGCAAATCAATTTTGGAGAAGAAAAAACCTTCGATTCTGTCAAAGTATATGAAGATAAACTGGAAGAACTACATAGGACCAAAGACTATTCCATCCAATACTGGGATATAGCTGAAAATAGGTGGAAAACTGTTGCCACTGGAACTAAAATTACCGATCAGGGTGCAACCCACAGCTTTGAGCCTGTTACTGCCCAATTAGTTCGCCTTTATATCAGAAATATTACACAGGATAGCGCTTCTATTAGCGAGTTCCAAATTTTTAATGGAAATCAACAGTTAGAAGTTCCTCCTACCCCACTTGTTCCAGAGAAAGCTGGATATTCCGCTTCTTCTGTTTATGAAATCGAAGCAGGTTATGAGGCTGATAAAGCATTCGATGGAGATATGACAACCCGTTGGAATGCAGCTGCCCGGGGTACAGCGCCCCAATGGTTAGAGATTTCTTTTGGGGAAGTCCGGAATGTAAACAAAGCAGTTTTATATGAAGATTTGGACCGTATTACCTCATTCCATTTACAATACTGGAATGGTGATTCCTGGGTGGATTGTGCTACAGGTTCTACAATTGGTTCAGCTGGGCTTACCTTAAATTTTGACTCTGTCCAAACTACAAAAATGCGTTTATTAATGGACGGATTAAATGGAATGAGCCCAACTATCTGGGAAATAGAACTTTATGATGGCAATACAAAAATTCAGATTAATGAAGATCAACAGCAGCCAGAAAGTTCTCATTTGGAATATACTGTCCCAGATGGAAGCTGGAAAGTAATGGCCTTTATGTGCGTAAAAGACGGCAACAATGGCATGGATTATTTAGACGCCGATTCTGTACGTGCCTTTATCGATATTACCTATGAAGAATACTATAGCCGGTTCCAAAAATATTTTGAAAATGGTACCATTACATCCGCTTTTTATGACGAACCAACTTTCTGGCCTTGGCCGGGTACTACTCCTTATGGTGCGGAAGGAGCGCGTTTATGGACACCAGAATATAACAAAGCTTATGAAGAAACCTTTAACGGTGAAAGCCCTGTGTTAAATTATCCTGCTTTGTGGTATGAGATTGGTAAAGACACCGACGAAGCAAGAAATAAGTTGCAATATGTACGTACCGAGCTGTTCGCAGAAAATTATATTGGACAGATTGCGGACTGGTGTGACGACCATGGAATCGACCTGATGGGACATATGTTATTGGAAGAATGGGTCAATCCAGTCGGACTTCATGGTGATTTGATGAAAGTGTTTAAAGACCAGCAAATTCCTGGTGTGGACGTTATTGGCAGCTATGGCTACACCCAAGAAGCTTATAAAATTATATCTTCTTCTGCCAACAATTGGGATAAAGGAGTGGTAATGTCCGAATCATTTGGAGCCATGGGAGAAAATATGGATAAAAATATCTTACATAAATCTTCTATGGACCAGTACGCAAAAGGAGTTAATATGATTATTCCACATGCTATCTGGTATGATAACATCAACCATGTTGATGCTCCACCTGAACTTTCCTACCGTAATGAACGATATCGTGAAGAATTGCCAATCTATAATAACTATATGGGAAGGTTAAATACCATGTTGCAAGATGGTAGGCATGTTGCGGACATTGCCATGCTTTATCCAATCGATTATTTAGAATCCAGCTTTATCTTCAATGGTGACGCAAATAACCCTTCTGACGCAGACTATATGCGTGTTGGGGAAACTTTATCCTTAACTGCTCGTCGAGATTTTACTTATTTGCATCCAGATATTATTGATGAAAGATGTTCTGTAGATGGAGACACCTTCCATTTAGAAAATGAAACCAACTATGAAGACTATAAAGTTTTTGTAATTCCAGGTACCAAGGTAATCAGCCTTTCCAATCTGGAAAAAATTAAAGATTTCTACGATAATGGCGGAAAAGTAATTGCTACCACCCAACTCCCTTATCGTGGAATCGAAGACAGCGAAAATGAACAAGTAATTTCTATTATTAAAGAAATGTTCCAGGTTGATCCTGTTACAGGGCAATCCTTGGCATCTTCTACGGGGGAATACACCAAAAATACCAATGCGGCAGGTGGTACAGCATATTTCATTCAAACTGGATTTGAAACAAAACTGCAAACTGTTTTAGATGATGCTCTCCCAACCTATGATGTGGAAATTGACCAGGTTCCAGCTATTTCTGGCGGTAATTTAAGCTACATTCATAAAGTAAAGGATAATCAGGACATCTACTTTATCGCAAATTCCAGTGATACTGCTATGAATATAACCGTTTCACTGCGTGGAGAAATGGAACAGCCAATGCTGTGGGACCCCATGACAGGAACAAAACAAGCAGCAACCTTTACAGTAGAAAATGGTATTACAAAAGTTCAATTGAGCTTAACTGGAATACAATCTATGTTTATTGTAGATGAAACCCAACCGGTGGTAGAAGAAACAGATAAATCGATATTACAGACAGTCATTCAGTATGCGGAAAACGCAAAAAAAAACGGATGA